Proteins encoded together in one Musa acuminata AAA Group cultivar baxijiao chromosome BXJ3-6, Cavendish_Baxijiao_AAA, whole genome shotgun sequence window:
- the LOC135640972 gene encoding alpha-1,3-arabinosyltransferase XAT3-like — translation MKPLRTPPRVEPRRPGNALIVAAMLLSLCILSLIKARYCPSPYAKAQSPTEVDHVEVSEIVTEKSGKAAALPGVEDDEGNAVAPKIVAEEAVSNLSRPLCSETSKRSNVCEAEGGIRLQGSSRTIFLHPSLADREWKIKPYCRKHDPPAMKKVDEWTMKPFPSDKAPPRCTAKYTVPALVFSIGGFTDNLFHDFTDVIVPLFISSYRFHGEVQFVVADFKPPWVSRFILILRQLSNYDIIDADNDDPGAVRCFPRVIVGLSFHKELGVDPSKTATGYSIVEFKEMLRKAYGLERPTVERWGVRRKPRLLLISRNKTRVFLNEKGIADMAASLGFDVRATEPTNKTDVGEFARLVNSADVMIGVHGAGLTNMVFLPAGAVLIQVVPMGAPGWLPRDTFGQPSRDMQLKYLDYHIEGDESSLTERYPKDHPVLKDPSSIHKQGWYALSEVYLENQNVRPQLDRLKNTLLEARSLLPHNSKEA, via the exons atGAAGCCTCTCAGGACTCCTCCCAGGGTCGAGCCCCGGAGGCCAGGCAATGCGCTCATCGTCGCCGCCATGCTTCTTTCCCTGTGCATCCTCTCTCTCATCAAGGCTCGCTATTGCCCCTCTCCATATG CCAAGGCTCAGTCACCGACAGAAGTAGATCACGTTGAGGTCTCAGAGATCGTCACTGAGAAGAGTGGGAAAGCTGCTGCTCTACCAG GGGTTGAAGATGATGAGGGAAATGCTGTAGCTCCAAAAATTGTCGCAGAGGAAGCCGTGAGCAACTTGAGCAGACCTCTTTGCTCCGAAACAAGCAAGAGATCCAACGTCTGCGAAGCGGAAGGCGGTATCAGATTGCAGGGAAGCTCCCGAACCATCTTCCTACACCCTTCTTTGGCAGATCGAGAGTGGAAGATCAAACCTTACTGCAGAAAGCATGACCCCCCAGCCATGAAGAAGGTCGATGAGTGGACGATGAAGCCTTTCCCCAGCGACAAGGCACCCCCTCGGTGCACCGCCAAGTACACGGTCCCGGCGCTGGTCTTCTCGATCGGAGGATTCACCGACAACCTCTTCCATGACTTCACCGATGTCATAGTCCCCCTCTTCATCTCCTCCTACCGGTTCCATGGCGAGGTCCAGTTCGTGGTAGCCGACTTCAAGCCTCCGTGGGTGAGCAGATTCATCTTAATTCTAAGGCAGCTCTCCAACTACGACATCATCGACGCGGACAACGACGACCCGGGCGCCGTGCGCTGCTTCCCCCGCGTCATCGTCGGGCTTAGCTTCCACAAGGAGCTCGGCGTCGACCCCTCGAAGACGGCGACGGGGTACTCCATCGTGGAGTTCAAGGAGATGCTGAGGAAGGCGTACGGGCTGGAGAGGCCGACGGTGGAGCGGTGGGGGGTAAGGAGGAAGCCCAGGCTGCTGCTCATCTCCCGCAACAAGACCCGGGTGTTCCTGAACGAGAAGGGGATAGCGGACATGGCGGCCAGCCTGGGGTTCGACGTGCGGGCCACCGAGCCCACCAACAAGACCGACGTCGGGGAGTTCGCGAGGCTGGTGAACTCCGCCGACGTGATGATTGGCGTGCACGGCGCCGGGCTCACCAACATGGTGTTCCTCCCGGCGGGGGCGGTGCTCATCCAGGTGGTTCCCATGGGCGCCCCGGGTTGGCTTCCAAGGGACACCTTCGGGCAACCTTCGCGGGACATGCAGCTCAAGTACTTGGACTACCACATCGAGGGAGACGAGAGCTCGCTCACCGAGCGGTACCCGAAGGATCACCCGGTGCTCAAGGATCCGTCTTCCATCCACAAGCAAGGCTGGTACGCACTCAGCGAGGTGTACTTGGAGAACCAGAACGTGAGGCCTCAGCTGGATAGGCTCAAGAACACTCTCCTGGAGGCTCGCAGCCTCCTGCCTCACAACAGCAAAGAAGCTTGA